The region CTGCTGGAGTTCAAGCGTGGACAACTGCAGCAGGCGGATGGCCTGCTGTAACTGCGGTGTCATAGCCAGTTGCTGGCTGAGCCTGAGTTGCAAACCTTGCTTCATAACGTGCGCTAACTTCCTTTTTGAATGATTAACCTAAAATGACGTTATCAGAGTCGGAAGCCTTCGCCCAGATAGACTCGTTTCACCTGCTCATTCGCCAGTATATCCATCGGTGAGCCGTGGGCAATAAGCTGGCCCTGACTAACGATGTAAGCACGTTCACAGACATCGAGCGTTTCGCGGACGTTATGGTCGGTAATCAACACGCCCAGCCCGCTATCGCGCAGATGTTCAATGATTTTCTTGATGTCGATAACCGAAATCGGGTCTACCCCCGCGAAGGGTTCGTCCAGCAGGATGAATTTGGGGTTGGCGGCCAGCGCCCGGGCGATTTCCACCCGGCGGCGTTCACCACCGGACAGCGATTGTCCCAAACTATCGCGCAGGTGAACAATATGAAACTCTTCCATCAGTTCGTTGGCGCGATCCTGCTGCTGTTCACGGGTCAGGTCTTTTCGGATTTCCAGCACCGCCATCAGGTTGTCGTAGACGCTCAGGCGCCGGAAAATCGAGGCTTCCTGCGGCAGGTAACCGATGCCGCGGCGGGCGCGATCGTGCAGCGGCAGCAGGCTGATGTCCTCATCGTCGATCACGATACGGCCTTCGTCTCGCGGGACGATGCCGACAACCATGTAGAAGGTGGTGGTCTTCCCGGCCCCGTTGGGCCCGAGCAGCCCGACGATTTCGCCCGAATTCACATTCAGGCTGACGTTCTCCACCACTTTGCGGCCTTTATACGCCTTGGCCAGATTTTCGGCGATTAGTGTTGCCATAGGTTAGCGCGTTACTCACTGTTGTTTGGTGGGCTTGCCGGTGTTGCCGCTGGGCTTGGCGCCGTTCTGGGCGCCTTTGTCCTGCAACTGCGTCGGGACCAGCACGGTGGTGACTCGTTTGCCTTTGTCGCTGAACGCTTCCATCTGCTGCTGTTGCACCAGATAGGTGATGCGGTCGCCTTTGACGTTGCTGTCCAGCTGTTCCAGATAGGCGTCGCCGGTCAGAATAACCAGCTGTTTGTCCATTTCGTAACGCATCTTCTGAGAATGGCCTTTGACCGGTTTGCCGTTGTCCTGCATCTGATAGAAGGTAGCCGGGTTACCGTAGCCTTCGATCACTTCATGACCTTGTTGGCCATT is a window of Dickeya solani IPO 2222 DNA encoding:
- the lptB gene encoding LPS export ABC transporter ATP-binding protein translates to MATLIAENLAKAYKGRKVVENVSLNVNSGEIVGLLGPNGAGKTTTFYMVVGIVPRDEGRIVIDDEDISLLPLHDRARRGIGYLPQEASIFRRLSVYDNLMAVLEIRKDLTREQQQDRANELMEEFHIVHLRDSLGQSLSGGERRRVEIARALAANPKFILLDEPFAGVDPISVIDIKKIIEHLRDSGLGVLITDHNVRETLDVCERAYIVSQGQLIAHGSPMDILANEQVKRVYLGEGFRL
- the lptA gene encoding lipopolysaccharide ABC transporter substrate-binding protein LptA, with the protein product MKSNQKINVLHSILIASSLLAVSIPALALTGDTDQPIHITSDQQALDMQGNVVTFTGNVIVTQGSIKAQADKVVVTRPNGQQGHEVIEGYGNPATFYQMQDNGKPVKGHSQKMRYEMDKQLVILTGDAYLEQLDSNVKGDRITYLVQQQQMEAFSDKGKRVTTVLVPTQLQDKGAQNGAKPSGNTGKPTKQQ